Proteins encoded within one genomic window of Scheffersomyces stipitis CBS 6054 chromosome 3, complete sequence:
- the GRP3.2 gene encoding protein induced by osmotic stress (dihydroflavonol-4-reductases) translates to MSTKVFVSGATGFIARQTIKLLLSRGYKVVGSVRSSEKGEILKKSYGASFSYEIVEVLERDGAFDEALKKHPDVTIFLHTASPVTPFSTELEKNVLIPAISGTKYVLKSIYEYAPQITRVVVTSSWAAIIPVPDRFNPKFVGSEDIWNPITYEEAKQDSIHAYFGSKTFAEKAAWEFVEKNKPNFDLSTVNPVFVLGPQSKDEEVKDTLNVTAELVNSILKLNPKDEVPTLEGNFVDVRDVALAHVLAFEKEEAKGQRLVLVTERYSGQLVLDIIRKNFPELGDKLPVGVPGSKDGSNFAAPNDKKTRSILGFDRINLEKSVVDAVEQIQRVKA, encoded by the coding sequence ATGTCTACCAAAGTTTTTGTTAGTGGAGCCACTGGTTTCATCGCAAGACAGACCATCAAATTACTTTTGTCTAGAGGTTATAAAGTTGTTGGTTCAGTCAGATCTTCTGAAAAGGgagaaatcttgaagaagtcgtaTGGAGCCTCCTTCTCCTAcgaaattgtagaagttcttgaacgagATGGTGCTTTTGATgaagccttgaagaagcacCCAGATGTAACCATCTTTTTGCATACAGCTTCTCCCGTGACTCCCTTTTCGACAGAATTAGAGAAGAATGTTCTAATTCCTGCCATCAGCGGAACCAAGTATGTGTTGAAGTCAATTTATGAATATGCCCCTCAGATAACCAGAGTGGTGGTGACCAGTTCGTGGGCTGCCATCATTCCTGTCCCAGATCGTTTCAACCCTAAGTTTGTCGGCAGCGAAGATATTTGGAATCCAATTACTTACGAGGAAGCCAAACAGGATAGCATTCATGCTTACTTCGGATCAAAAACATTTGCTGAAAAAGCCGCCTGGGAGTTTGTCGAAAAGAACAAACCTAACTTCGATCTCTCAACTGTCAATCCAGTGTTTGTCCTTGGTCCTCAGTCaaaggatgaagaagtgaagGATACATTAAATGTCACTGCTGAATTGGTAAACTCTATTTTAAAATTGAACCCCAAGGACGAAGTTCCAACtcttgaaggaaatttTGTAGATGTGAGAGATGTAGCTTTAGCCCACGTCTTagcttttgaaaaagagGAGGCCAAGGGTCAGagacttgttcttgttaCTGAAAGATACAGTGGTCAACTTGTATTAGATATTatcagaaagaacttcCCGGAACTTGGAGACAAGTTACCAGTTGGAGTGCCAGGAAGTAAAGATGGTTCCAACTTTGCGGCACCAAACGATAAGAAGACCAGAAGTATACTTGGTTTCGATCGTATTAACTTAGAGAAGTCGGTAGTAGATGCAGTTGAGCAGATTCAGAGAGTGAAGGCATAA
- a CDS encoding 60S ribosomal protein L22 (go_component intracellular; ribosome~go_function structural constituent of ribosome~go_process protein biosynthesis), which yields MAPITTKKSKAAKKFVVDVSAPVENGVFDQEGYVKYLIEHIKVEGIVGNLGDEISVSAEGTKVVVVSNTKFSGKYLKYLTKRYLKKNQIRDWIRFVAVKQNQYTLQFYSVAEDEEEEDEE from the exons ATGGCTCCAATT ACCACTAAGAAGTCCAAGGCTGCTAAGAAGTTCGTCGTTGACGTTTCCGCTCCAGTTGAAAACGGTGTTTTCGACCAAGAAGGTTACGTTAAGTACTTGATTGAACACATCAAGGTCGAAGGTATTGTCGGTAACTTGGGTGACGAAATCTCTGTCTCTGCTGAAGGTACCAAGGTCGTTGTTGTTTCCAACACCAAGTTCTCCGGtaagtacttgaagtacttgacCAAGAgatacttgaagaagaaccaaatcAGAGACTGGATTAGATTCGTTGCTGTCAAGCAAAACCAATACACCTTGCAATTCTACTCTGTCgctgaagacgaagaagaagaagacgaagaataA
- the LYS4 gene encoding homoaconitase (go_function lyase activity; hydro-lyase activity~go_process metabolism) gives MLRVNIRGLATSARLLRGQNLTEKIVQRYAVNLPAGKQVFSGDYVSIKPAHCMSHDNSWPVATKFMGLGATKVKDNRQIVCTLDHDVQNKSEKNLEKYRNIEQFAKEQGIDFYPAGRGIGHQIMIEEGYAFPLNLTVASDSHSNTYGGVGSLGTPIVRTDAASIWATGQTWWQIPPVAKVELQGKLPAGVTGKDIIVALCGAFNKDEVLNHAIEFVGDGIEHLSIDYRLTIANMTTEWGALSGLFPVDARLLDWYRSERLAKLGSGHPRVNDKTVSALEKNPVQSDSDAVYAKHLVVDLSSLTPYISGPNSVKISNSLADLVEQDIPINKAYLVSCTNSRLSDIQAAADVIRGHKVAPGVEFYVAAASSNVQKDAEAAGAWKTILEAGAKPLPAGCGPCIGLGTGLLKDGEVGISATNRNFKGRMGSKDALAYLASPEVVAASAVLGRIGGPQELEGKSVLSTREIIKTIEETKVSEDAATGGAVEVLEGFPKVIEGELILCDADNINTDGIYPGKYTYQDDIPREKMAEVCMENYDAEFNGKTKAGDIIISGYNFGTGSSREQAATAILARGMKLVVAGSFGNIFSRNSINNALLTLEIPDLINNLRAKYAGSDELTVRTGWILKWDVTTATVEVKDSEGNVVLKQKVGELGTNLQDIIVKGGLEGWVRSELKAGA, from the coding sequence ATGCTAAGAGTCAACATCAGAGGCCTAGCTACGTCGGCTAGACTCCTTAGAGGTCAGAATCTTACTGAAAAGATCGTCCAAAGATATGCTGTGAACCTACCTGCCGGAAAACAGGTCTTTAGTGGAGATTATGTCTCTATCAAGCCAGCCCATTGTATGTCCCACGACAACTCGTGGCCAGTAGCTACTAAGTTCATGGGTTTGGGAGCTACCAAGGTCAAAGATAATCGCCAGATAGTGTGTACCTTAGATCACGATGTCCAGAACAAGCTGgaaaagaacttggaaaagtacAGAAATATCGAGCAGTTTGCTAAAGAACAGGGAATCGACTTCTACCCAGCTGGAAGAGGTATTGGTCATCAAATTATGATTGAGGAAGGTTATGCCTTTCCACTTAACTTGACTGTGGCTTCAGATTCGCACTCCAACACTTACGGAGGTGTAGGCTCTTTGGGTACTCCGATCGTTAGAACCGATGCCGCTTCGATCTGGGCTACGGGTCAGACGTGGTGGCAGATTCCACCTGTAGCCAAGGTGGAATTGCAGGGTAAGCTTCCCGCCGGAGTCACCGGTAAGGATATCATCGTAGCACTCTGCGGAGCGTTTAATAAAGATGAAGTGTTGAACCATGCCATCGAATTTGTTGGAGATGGGATCGAGCACTTGTCTATAGACTACAGATTGACAATCGCCAATATGACCACTGAATGGGGAGCCCTTTCTGGTTTATTCCCTGTTGATGCCCGTTTATTGGACTGGTACCGTAGTGAGAGATTGGCCAAGTTGGGCTCAGGCCATCCCAGAGTGAACGATAAGACTGTTTCGGCGTTGGAAAAGAATCCAGTACAGAGTGACAGCGACGCTGTCTACGCCAAGCACTTGGTCGTGGACTTGAGCTCATTGACACCATACATTTCTGGCCCCAACTCCGTTAAGATCCTGAACTCATTGGCTGACTTGGTGGAGCAGGATATCCCCATCAACAAGGCGTACTTGGTCAGTTGCACTAATTCGAGATTGAGCGATATCCaagctgctgctgatgTCATCCGTGGCCACAAGGTTGCCCCTGGTGTAGAGTTCTATGTAGCTGCAGCTTCTTCTAACGTCCAGAAGGATGCGGAGGCTGCTGGTGCCTGGAAAACCATCTTGGAAGCTGGTGCAAAGCCTTTGCCAGCTGGCTGCGGTCCCTGCATTGGACTTGGTACTggtttgttgaaggacGGAGAAGTCGGTATATCTGCTACCAATCGTAACTTCAAGGGTAGAATGGGCTCCAAGGATGCCTTGGCTTACTTGGCTTCTCCTGAAGTTGTTGCAGCCTCTGCTGTCTTGGGTAGAATTGGTGGTCCGCAGGAATTGGAGGGAAAATCTGTTCTCTCTACCAGAGAGATCATAAAGactattgaagaaactaaagtttctgaagatgcTGCTACTGGTGGTGCTGTTGAAGTCTTGGAAGGATTCCCTAAGGTTATCGAAGGCGAGTTAATTCTCTGTGATGCtgacaacatcaacacAGATGGTATCTACCCCGGTAAGTACACCTACCAGGATGATATACCTCGTGAAAAGATGGCTGAGGTCTGTATGGAAAACTACGATGCTGAATTTAACGGCAAGACCAAGGCTGGCGATATCATCATAAGTGGCTACAACTTCGGTACTGGATCGTCTCGTGAACAGGCTGCCACTGCAATTTTGGCCAGAGGAATGAAGTTGGTTGTTGCTGGTTCCTTCGGTAACATCTTCCTGAGAAATTCCATCAACAACGCTTTGTTGACGTTGGAAATCCccgacttgatcaacaacttgagaGCTAAGTACGCCGGTTCAGACGAGTTGACTGTCCGCACAGGCTGGATCCTCAAGTGGGATGTCACTACTGCTACTGTCGAAGTCAAAGACAGCGAAGGCAACGTGGTGTTGAAGCAGAAGGTCGGTGAATTGGGTACCAATCTTCAGGACATCATTGTCAAGGGAGGTCTTGAAGGTTGGGTCAGAAGTGAGTTGAAGGCAGGTGCTtga
- a CDS encoding predicted protein — MFYSIFGRDETPVSAKLRSAANVFVSLFVEEQKENERCRAGEKSHNLTLLRKASISVFEHGRSKKFATPLPDSMAASRSRRWRLQASNLKNQVPWLFKNIGKSKSPTLCGFDHTPENKELQEQYGNINDTFASTCNTPPIAASDNTTTTNTMSIDNCACGDLASFYKNARHLYFSSRESISRYTIGEVTGPNSLDTIDHYAPALYTQVLEPIPIDQLSEAKPVGPLGTTESSEPCSFSEVLAGIYSCEEEKEICHRLETAATTATNHQSSDNPKFVSAGEEDHIDIGREDSIDDYLNYDELNEIEYINRFVNRGWADPQLSESESNTRVQHIKVDSRLKFRRSKKLVDNVTSVDKDQLKVCEQSITAYSVPLQSLGSLSEIVSKSKHANVEDPIFPNVTTSVDTFEFGDPPLMVPEVIIDPPTLPCCGERLKTPFQGREFLQVPPKFQKYPSESQVSIWCSGHKRSLPAVPTVEESIQKVQKICFVTAPINWNSTTDFQYRSKKHVVHSPCNMEQMCYSLIEVGLGSHQSFQPYISELDSKYPIRISTAPITVDQVPLMLGKLIEYGAISLEEVKDIYFRACPVYSSNIKEVSDLGEFVQHLQVIQETVLEDRGAYLGKWIDYQCDGIKFYKKPYSGLCTTTPTSPNQSFFRCSYGFHSLKHRHPHSSWSFSLSRLEEHALRFKGKLMFGLRIY; from the coding sequence ATGTTTTACTCTATCTTCGGAAGGGACGAAACCCCCGTCAGCGCCAAACTCCGCAGTGCTGCCAATGTCTTCGTTAGCTTGTTCGTCGAAGAACAGAAGGAGAATGAGAGATGTAGAGCAGGGGAAAAGTCACACAACCTAACACTCCTTCGCAAAGCTCTGATATCTGTCTTTGAACATGGGAGGAGTAAGAAGTTCGCTACTCCACTCCCCGACAGTATGGCAGCAAGCAGGAGTCGGAGATGGCGGCTTCAGGCCAGCAATCTCAAGAATCAAGTCCCTTGGCTCTTCAAAAACATCGGAAAGCTGAAATCACCTACTTTATGTGGTTTTGATCATACTCCTGAGAACAAGGAGCTCCAGGAACAATACGGCAACATCAATGACACCTTTGCTTCGACCTGCAATACACCTCCAATCGCAGCATCTGATAACACTACCACCACGAATACCATGAGTATCGACAATTGTGCCTGTGGAGATTTAGCTTCATTCTACAAGAATGCCAGACATTTATACTTCAGTAGTAGAGAATCGATTCTGAGGTACACCATCGGTGAAGTCACTGGTCCGAACTCTTTGGACACTATCGATCACTATGCTCCAGCACTCTACACGCAGGTTCTTGAACCCATTCCGATAGACCAACTATCTGAAGCCAAACCTGTTGGTCCTCTTGGAACTACTGAAAGTAGTGAGCCTTGTTCATTTAGTGAAGTTTTAGCTGGTATTTATTCCtgtgaagaagagaaggaaatATGTCACCGACTTGAAACTGCTGCAACTACTGCAACCAACCATCAATCATCAGACAACCCCAAGTTTGTAAGTGCCGGAGAAGAGGATCATATTGATATTGGCCGAGAAGATTCCATTGACGACTACTTGAACTAtgatgaattgaatgaaattgaatacATCAATAGATTTGTGAATCGAGGTTGGGCTGACCCTCAATTGTCTGAATCTGAGTCCAACACAAGGGTTCAGCATATAAAGGTGgattcaagattgaaattcagaagatCTAAGAAGTTAGTGGACAATGTTACTAGTGTTGACAAAGATCAGCTTAAAGTATGTGAACAGTCTATCACTGCATATTCAGTTCCTCTTCAGTCACTTGGCTCTCTATCCGAGATTGTTTCTAAGTCAAAACATGcaaatgttgaagatcCTATTTTCCCTAATGTTACGACTTCTGTTGatacttttgaatttgggGATCCTCCATTGATGGTTCCTGAAGTTATTATTGATCCTCCAACCCTTCCATGTTGTGGTGAGCGTCTCAAGACTCCATTTCAAGGAAGAGAATTTCTCCAGGTTCCaccaaaatttcaaaaatatccGTCAGAATCACAGGTCAGCATCTGGTGCAGTGGCCATAAAAGAAGCCTTCCAGCAGTTCCCACTGTGGAAGAGAGTATTCAGAAGGTGCAGAAAATATGTTTTGTCACTGCTCCAATCAATTGGAATAGCACTACTGACTTCCAGTATCGTTCCAAAAAACACGTAGTTCATTCTCCATGTAACATGGAACAAATGTGCTACCTGCTAATTGAAGTGGGTCTTGGAAGTCATCAATCTTTTCAGCCTTATATTCTGGAACTTGATTCAAAGTATCCGATAAGAATATCAACTGCGCCTATCACTGTTGATCAGGTTCCATTAATGCTTGGAAAGTTAATCGAATATGGTGCCATTTCTCTAGAGGAGGTAAAGGATATCTACTTCAGAGCCTGTCCTGTCTACTCTCTGAATATTAAGGAGGTTTCCGACCTTGGTGAGTTTGTTCAACATTTGCAAGTGATTCAAGAAacagttcttgaagatcgTGGTGCATATCTTGGCAAATGGATTGACTACCAATGTGATGGTATCAAATTCTACAAAAAACCTTATTCTGGTCTCTGTACTACTACTCCTACTTCTCCCAATCAGTCGTTTTTCCGGTGCCTGTACGGTTTTCACTCCTTGAAGCATCGACATCCACATTCGAGTTGGAGCTTTAGCCTTTCAAGGTTAGAGGAACATGCTCTTCGCTTCAAGGGAAAACTCATGTTTGGGTTACGAATCTACTAG
- the BIO2 gene encoding Biotin synthase, with translation MKPIELALSTKVPINNWSKEQIKEIYDTPLMELVFQSQLQHRKHHNPAEVQLCTLLSIKTGGCTEDCKYCAQSSRYDTGTKAEKLIKIEEVMEKARIAKMNGSTRFCMGAAWRDMAGRKSGLKKIGEMVKRINDDLEMETCVTLGMVDEKQAEELARSGLTAYNHNIDTSREHYPSVISTRTFDDRLQTIKNVQKAGIKACTGGILGLGETPDDHISFLHTLATMEYHPESLPINRLVPIKGTPMEKEISELPGDSIRKLKFESILKTIATARLIMPHSIIRLAAGRYTMKEHEQFLCFMSGCNAIFTGEKMLTTMCNGWDEDIEMLKKWGLRPMKSFRKEKLDNAVINEEDKSSTISFHT, from the coding sequence ATGAAACCAATCGAATTGGCTCTTTCTACAAAAGTTCCTATCAATAATTGGTCCAAAGAGCAAATCAAAGAGATCTACGATACTCCGTTGATGGAGTTAGTATTTCAGTCACAGTTACAACATAGAAAGCACCATAACCCTGctgaagttcaattgtGTACTTTGTTGTCTATTAAAACTGGGGGGTGTACCGAAGATTGTAAGTATTGTGCCCAGTCTTCACGTTACGACACTGGAACAAAGGCTGAAAAGCTTATCAagatagaagaagtcatGGAAAAAGCTCGCATTGCTAAAATGAATGGCTCTACCAGATTTTGCATGGGTGCAGCATGGAGGGACATGGCTGGCCGCAAGTCtggtttgaagaaaattgGAGAAATGGTCAAAAGAATCAACGATGATCTTGAAATGGAAACATGTGTCACTTTGGGAATGGTAGATGAAAAACaagctgaagaattggctcGCTCTGGATTGACAGCTTATAATCATAATATCGACACTTCAAGAGAACACTATCCAAGTGTGATTTCTACGAGAACATTCGATGACAGATTGCAAACTATCAAGAACGTACAAAAAGCTGGTATCAAGGCTTGTACTGGAGGTATTCTTGGTTTAGGTGAAACACCAGATGATCATATTTCTTTCTTACATACTCTAGCAACCATGGAGTACCATCCAGAATCATTACCTATCAACAGATTGGTGCCCATCAAAGGAACTCCAATGGAAAAGGAGATTTCTGAATTGCCTGGAGATTCTatcagaaagttgaagtttgagCTGATCTTGAAGACGATTGCTACTGCGAGATTAATTATGCCTCATTCGATCATCAGATTGGCAGCTGGCCGTTATACCATGAAAGAACACGAACAGTTCCTTTGCTTTATGAGTGGCTGCAATGCCATTTTCACAGGTGAAAAGATGTTGACAACCATGTGCAATGGATGGGACGAAGACATcgagatgttgaagaagtggGGATTGCGACCAATGAAGAGTTTCAGAAAGGAGAAGCTTGACAATGCTGTTATAAATGAAGAGGACAAATCTTCGACTATCTCGTTTCATACATAA